A single genomic interval of Cucumis sativus cultivar 9930 chromosome 5, Cucumber_9930_V3, whole genome shotgun sequence harbors:
- the LOC105435419 gene encoding protein RESPONSE TO LOW SULFUR 2, protein MGVLKPGGVESVSLKRRNEELEKELEASHERELIMRKELRRVCERLKVAEEAEERLSLQLGELEAEALTQARDYHQQITSLMNQLSHAHKLLQAASIASFT, encoded by the coding sequence ATGGGAGTCCTGAAACCGGGTGGTGTTGAGTCAGTGAGCCTGAAGAGGAGGAATGAGGAGCTGGAGAAGGAACTGGAGGCGAGCCATGAAAGAGAGCTGATTATGAGGAAGGAGCTGAGAAGGGTTTGTGAAAGGCTAAAGGTGGCAGAGGAGGCGGAGGAGAGACTTTCGTTACAGCTCGGGGAGCTCGAGGCAGAAGCTCTAACCCAGGCACGTGATTACCACCAACAAATCACATCGTTGATGAACCAGCTCTCCCACGCTCATAAACTGCTGCAAGCTGCCTCCATCGCCTCCTTTACTTAG
- the LOC101208652 gene encoding chloroplastic import inner membrane translocase subunit HP30-2 → MEQGKQGVVVKLPPHQNPVEQIQARFKELENGFRTWLAKQSLPVEAAVVTVTSAAQGAAIGGFMGTLTNDVSSSLPTPQAGLNPQAMASFKQAQALAGGPLVQARNFAVMTGVNAGISSVMKRLRGKEDVQSSMVAAFGSGAMFSLVSGMGGPNQATNAVTSGLFFALVQGGLFKLGEKFSQPPVEDVYYAKTRSMLNNLGLQSYEKNFKKGLLTDTTLPLLTDSALRDVKIPPGPRLLILDHIQRNPELRER, encoded by the exons ATGGAGCAGGGTAAACAAGGAGTGGTAGTTAAATTGCCTCCGCATCAGAACCCCGTGGAGCAGATTCAGGCTCGTTTCAAGGAACTAGAAAATGGGTTCAGGACGTGGTTGGCTAAGCAATCTCTCCCAGTTGAGGCCGCTGTTGTCACCGTCACCAGCGCTGCGCAGGGCGCTGCTATTGGTGGCTTTATGGGCACTCTCACCAACGacgtttcttcttctctccccACTCCTCAAGCCGGCCTCAACCCTCAAGCCATGGCTTCTTTCAAGCAGGCCCAG GCTCTTGCTGGAGGTCCCTTAGTACAAGCTCGCAACTTTGCCGTCATGACAGGTGTTAATGCTGGCATATCTTCTGTTATGAAGAGACTAAGAGGCAAGGAGGATGTCCAGTCAAG CATGGTGGCTGCTTTTGGGTCTGGGGCAATGTTTTCACTGGTGAGTGGCATGGGAGGTCCAAATCAGGCGACAAACGCGGTTACATCTGGTCTTTTTTTTGCCCTCGTTCAAGGTGGACTTTTCAAG TTAGGGGAAAAGTTTTCTCAACCACCTGTGGAAGATGTGTACTATGCTAAAACAAGAAGCATGTTGAATAACCTTGGACTACAAAGTTATGAGAAGAATTTCAAGAAAGGCTTATTGACCGATACCACTTTGCCGCTGCTCACTGATAG TGCGCTTAGAGATGTCAAGATTCCCCCAGGACCAAGGCTACTCATTCTGGATCACATTCAGAG GAACCCAGAGCTAAGAGAGAGATGA